Proteins encoded by one window of Candidatus Kapaibacterium thiocyanatum:
- a CDS encoding ATPase, with protein sequence MARKTKVEAADGAQELHITREFDLPVELLFKAYTVPELVEQWMGTKVIELDNHAHGGWRFRTSDAGGKVLFEAHGTIHDFGQDRRIVRTFEMENAGLDPQIEYLDFEALTDETSKLTMHIVYRSGEQRDRMLQFGMAHGINMAHDKLQDVAAAAR encoded by the coding sequence ATGGCACGCAAGACCAAGGTCGAAGCCGCCGACGGCGCACAGGAGCTGCATATCACGCGGGAATTCGATCTTCCCGTCGAGCTGCTTTTCAAGGCCTATACCGTCCCGGAGCTCGTCGAACAATGGATGGGGACAAAGGTCATCGAGCTCGACAACCACGCACATGGCGGCTGGCGCTTCCGAACGTCGGACGCCGGTGGTAAGGTCCTCTTCGAAGCGCACGGAACCATCCACGACTTCGGTCAGGACCGTCGCATCGTCCGCACCTTCGAGATGGAGAATGCCGGTCTCGACCCGCAGATCGAATACCTCGATTTCGAAGCGCTCACGGACGAAACCAGCAAGCTCACCATGCACATCGTCTACCGCTCAGGAGAGCAGCGCGATCGCATGCTCCAGTTCGGCATGGCGCACGGCATCAACATGGCCCACGACAAGCTGCAGGACGTCGCAGCTGCAGCGAGGTAG
- a CDS encoding DoxX-like family protein, whose product MSKRNRIIYWIATLWLSLGMVSTGLVQLLHVEDEVVNITRLGYPAYILTILGIWKLLGVVAVLVPRYPIVKEWAYAGFFFAMSGALFSRIVVGDGMGEVFPPILLLVLTVLSWYFRPEGRRVRG is encoded by the coding sequence ATGAGCAAACGCAACAGGATCATCTACTGGATCGCAACGCTCTGGCTCTCGCTCGGTATGGTGTCGACCGGCCTCGTGCAACTCCTTCATGTGGAGGACGAAGTCGTGAACATCACGCGTCTGGGATATCCGGCCTACATCCTGACCATCCTCGGCATCTGGAAGCTGCTTGGTGTCGTGGCAGTTCTCGTACCACGATATCCGATCGTCAAGGAATGGGCCTATGCCGGCTTCTTCTTCGCCATGTCGGGTGCATTGTTCTCCCGGATCGTGGTGGGCGACGGGATGGGGGAGGTATTTCCTCCTATCCTCCTGCTCGTCCTTACCGTCCTCTCGTGGTACTTCAGACCGGAGGGGAGGCGGGTGAGGGGATGA